Part of the Cloacibacterium caeni genome is shown below.
GTCTTTGTGAGACGTATTTTGTAGAATATTCAGAAGGTTTTTTCTTACTGCTCTATGATTTTGAAAATGAGTATTCATTTAAAATTGATTTTAATCTCCAAAAATACTGAAAAAGGCTGGAATTTTATGCTTGAAACGGTAAGTTTTTGGAAATTTTAAGAAAACTTCAAACATCCAACTTCTAGCACCGAATATTTTAACAAACTTTAACCAAAATTTGGCATTAATTGTGTTGCCAATTCCTTGAAAATCGTGAAATTTACAGTCTAATTTTTCAAAAAATTATGCAAGAACTTAATCAAGCCGAAGATATTAAACAACTCACCGAAAAAGTAAAAGAACAGAACGTTTACTTTTCACTTTTGAAAAAGGAAATTAACAGAGCAATTATCGGACAAGAATACATGGTAGACAGACTTTTGATTGGTCTGTTAGGAAATGGTCACGTTTTGCTGGAAGGTGTTCCTGGTTTGGCAAAAACTTTAGCCATCAAAACCCTTTCAGAAGCGGTTCATGGAGCGTTTTCTAGAATTCAGTTTACGCCAGATTTATTGCCTGCAGACGTTATCGGTACTCAAATTTATAATGTGAAAGAAAACGATTTTTCCATTAAAAAAGGTCCTGTTTTTGCAAATTTTGTTTTGGCGGATGAAATCAACCGTGCTCCTGCAAAAGTGCAATCTGCACTTTTGGAAGTGATGCAAGAAAAACAAGTGACGATTGGTGATGAAACCATGAAATTGCCAACACCGTTTTTGGTTTTAGCGACCCAAAATCCAATTGATCAAGAAGGAACTTATCTTTTGCCAGAAGCGCAAACCGACCGTTTTATGCTGAAATGCAAAATTGATTATCCTGAATTTGAGGAAGAAAGACAAGTCATGAGAATGGTTTCTACTTCGGATATTCCTCAAATAAAACCCGTGATTTCTTTGGAACAAATTGTAGAAGCCAAGAAAATCATTAATCAAATTTATCTAGACGAAAAAATAGAAAAATATATTCTCGATATGGTTTTTGCAACCAGATTTCCAGAGAAATATGGACTTTCTGAACTGAAAAATTACATCAGTTTCGGTGCGTCACCTAGAGCTTCTATTAATTTGGCGATTGCTTCCAGAGCTTATGCTTTCTTAAAAGGAAGAGCATTCGTCATTCCTGAAGATGTAAAAGCGATTGCGAAAGATGTTCTCCGTCACAGAATTGGTTTAAGTTTCGAAGCAGAAGCAGAAGATGTAGATGCAGATGCAATTGTAGATAAAATTTTAGGAAAAGTTCAAGCGCCGTAAATTGATACGAGTTTCGAGTTCCGAGATACGAGTTCTATTTCGTGAAATCTCGCAACACGTAACTCGCAACACGTAACTCTTATGCAAATAAAAGATATTGTAAAAAAAGTAAAACAAATAGAAATTCGTACTCGAAAGAGAACGGAAAATACTTTGATGGGGCAATATCACAGTGCTTTTAAAGGTCAAGGAATGGCTTTTGCAGAAGTTCGTCCGTATCAATTTGGAGATGATATCAGAAGAATTGATTGGAATAAAACCGCACGTTTCAAAGAACCTTATGTAAAGGTGATGGAAGAAGAACGAGAACTCACCATGATGATTTTGGTAGACATTTCTGCTTCTATGAATTATGGAACAAAAATTCAACTGAAACGTGAATTGGTGGCAGAAATTTCGGCAAGTTTAGGGTTTTCTGCGGCAGGAAATAATGATAAAGTGGGACTTATTTTGTTTGCGGATAAAGTGTATAAAGTAATTCCTCCACAGAAAGGTAGAAAACATATTTTAGCCATAATTTCCACGATTTTGACCGCAGATTATGTACAGGCAGAAACCAATATAGATGCGGCTTTAGAATATATGATGCATGTTTTCAAAAAGAAATCTTTGGCGTTTCTTTTTTCTGATTTTGCAGATGAATTTGACGAGAAATTATTGAAAATCGCTTCCAAAAAACATCAATTACTAGGTTTGAGGGTTTTTGACGAAAAAGACAATGAAATTCCAGATGTAGGTTATGCTTTTTTCAGAGATATAGAAACAGGAAAACAAATTTGGGTAAATACGTCTAACCAAAGATGGCGTTACAATTATGCAGAAGCTCAGAAACAAAAAATAAGACATCTGAGAGAAGCTTTTGAGAAAAGTTCTGCCAGTTTTGTAGAAGTAAAAGCAGAGGAAGATTATACCAAAATTTTGTATAATTATTTTCAGAAAAAATAGAAAATAGCAATTAATGAAGAAAAATTTTTTAAAAATTTTCAATCAATATATAGACCGACAACTCGATAAAGTTTCGCCAAATCTAAAAAGGTTCAAATGGCCTTTTGTTGCTTTTGGAGTGATTAAAAAATTGGCTTTGTTGTTTATTTTTGTTGCTCAATGTTTTTCTGCGCAGACGCTTTCTTCTAATTTATCAAAAGAAAAAATTGCGCTAGGCGAAAAAGCAACCTTTCGAGTAACCATCAATGGTTTAGAAGGAAAAGATGTGATTTCTAAACCTAAAAATGAACTTTTGCCTTTTCATTTAGAAGAAACTAAAGACGAAATCAATAAAACATACGATCAATACACCAGAACTATAGAGTTTCAGGTTTTTGAGGAAGGGAAATTTACCATTCCAGAACTTGAGTTTTCTATAAATGGAGCAGAAACCATCAAAACGATTCCCTATGAAATCACGGTTTATAATCCAGTAAATGCAGATGATCAAATCAACGATATTATGAACAATAAGCAAGTTGATTTGGGTTTTAGTGATTATTGGGAAATGTATAAATGGTATATTTTAGGAGGTTTGGTGATTTTTACTTCCCTATTTTTATTTTTAAGTTTCTTCAAAAATGGGGTTTTCAGAAATTCGGGAAAAGAGAAAAGTCCGATTCATAAAACATTACAATATCTGAAAAATCTAGAAAAGAAAAAATACGCAGAAAAAGGTAATTACAGAATGTTTTATGTAGAGTTGATAGACATTACTAGAGCGTTTTTGGTAAAACAATATCATATTCCTGCAGATGTTTTGTTGACCGATGATTTAATCGATGTGATGAAACATACCAATAAAATTTCGCCTGAGAATGAAAAAATAGTGGAAGAGGTTTTCCTGAGAGGAGATTTGGTGAAATTTGCCAAAATCCTTCCGAATCAAGAATTAATGGAGCGTGATTTTATAGAAATTTATGAATTTGTAGAGCGTTCGGTTACAGACATTGAAGCAGAACATTTAAGAGAAGTGCATTAAGATGAATTTTGAGATAGATAGTCCATATTTTTTATTGCTATTCTTGCTTTTTATTCCACTTTTGATAAGGGATTTTAGCAAGAAGAAAAATTCGGGAATCAATGTTCCGACTACCCGAAATATGTCTGTTGCAGGAAGTTTTTCTTGGGTTCAAAAATTTTTACAATTTTCTAAATACATCATTCTTTCTGCGCTGATTATTGCTTTGGCAAGACCTAGAACTTACACCATTTTTAGCGATAGAGACGAAACCAAAGGGATTGATATTTTCTTAGCGATTGACATTTCGCCAAGTATGTTGGCCCAAGATTTAGAGCCTGATAGAATTACAGCTTTGAAAAAAATTGCAACAGATTTTGTCAAAAAAAGGGAAGGCGATAGAATAGGAATTGTGGAATATTGGGGAGAAGGAATTACAAAAGTTCCGCTCACGTCTGACCATCAAGTGGTATTAGATGAAATTAGAGATATGAGTCCTAATGAAAATCTTACAGGAACAGCGATTGGAGAAGGACTTTCTGTAGCGGTAAATCATTTGAAAGACAGTAAGTCAAAGTCAAAAATCATTATTTTAATGACTGATGGCGTAAATACGGTTCCGAATGCGATGCCACCACAATTTGCAGGCGAATTGGCAAAATCTTACGGAATTAAAGTGTACACAATAGGAATAGGAACGAATGGTTTTGCGCTATTTCCGCAGATTACATCTTTTGGAATACAATTTTTCGAACAAGAAGTACAGATTGATGAAGCTACGCTTTCTGAAATTGCGACTTTAACAGGTGGAAAATATTACAGAGCTACTTCTAATACGAGTTTAGAAAATGTATATAACGAGATTAATTCTTTAGAAAAATCGAAAATTAAAACCAATAAAATTTACAATTACGAAGAATATTTCAGGGTTTTTCTTTGGATTGCCTTGGCGTTTTTATTGATAGATGCAGTTTTAAGATGGAGAATTTTCAGAATTTTTAATTAAAAAATAGAAATGAATTTTAGTCTAGGAAATATTTGGTATTTACTTTTGTTATTGCTTTTGCCAGTAATAGCATGGCTTCTTTTTGGTTTCAAAAAATGGAAATCAGAAAGGAGAAATATTTTTGCTGAAACTCAATTTCAAGAAGATTTGTTTCCAAAAAATCATCAATTTTCTAAATTTTTCCCAGTTTTATATTTGTTGGCTTTTGTGTTTTTGATTTTAGCAATGGTAGATTTTCTGGGAGGAAAAGAAGAGATGAAAATCCAACAAAAAGTGAATTCTGTGATTTTTTTGCTGGATGTTTCTAACTCTATGAACGCGCAAGATGTGCAAC
Proteins encoded:
- a CDS encoding VWA domain-containing protein; translation: MNFEIDSPYFLLLFLLFIPLLIRDFSKKKNSGINVPTTRNMSVAGSFSWVQKFLQFSKYIILSALIIALARPRTYTIFSDRDETKGIDIFLAIDISPSMLAQDLEPDRITALKKIATDFVKKREGDRIGIVEYWGEGITKVPLTSDHQVVLDEIRDMSPNENLTGTAIGEGLSVAVNHLKDSKSKSKIIILMTDGVNTVPNAMPPQFAGELAKSYGIKVYTIGIGTNGFALFPQITSFGIQFFEQEVQIDEATLSEIATLTGGKYYRATSNTSLENVYNEINSLEKSKIKTNKIYNYEEYFRVFLWIALAFLLIDAVLRWRIFRIFN
- a CDS encoding DUF58 domain-containing protein, translated to MQIKDIVKKVKQIEIRTRKRTENTLMGQYHSAFKGQGMAFAEVRPYQFGDDIRRIDWNKTARFKEPYVKVMEEERELTMMILVDISASMNYGTKIQLKRELVAEISASLGFSAAGNNDKVGLILFADKVYKVIPPQKGRKHILAIISTILTADYVQAETNIDAALEYMMHVFKKKSLAFLFSDFADEFDEKLLKIASKKHQLLGLRVFDEKDNEIPDVGYAFFRDIETGKQIWVNTSNQRWRYNYAEAQKQKIRHLREAFEKSSASFVEVKAEEDYTKILYNYFQKK
- a CDS encoding BatD family protein, producing MKKLALLFIFVAQCFSAQTLSSNLSKEKIALGEKATFRVTINGLEGKDVISKPKNELLPFHLEETKDEINKTYDQYTRTIEFQVFEEGKFTIPELEFSINGAETIKTIPYEITVYNPVNADDQINDIMNNKQVDLGFSDYWEMYKWYILGGLVIFTSLFLFLSFFKNGVFRNSGKEKSPIHKTLQYLKNLEKKKYAEKGNYRMFYVELIDITRAFLVKQYHIPADVLLTDDLIDVMKHTNKISPENEKIVEEVFLRGDLVKFAKILPNQELMERDFIEIYEFVERSVTDIEAEHLREVH
- a CDS encoding AAA family ATPase, with the protein product MQELNQAEDIKQLTEKVKEQNVYFSLLKKEINRAIIGQEYMVDRLLIGLLGNGHVLLEGVPGLAKTLAIKTLSEAVHGAFSRIQFTPDLLPADVIGTQIYNVKENDFSIKKGPVFANFVLADEINRAPAKVQSALLEVMQEKQVTIGDETMKLPTPFLVLATQNPIDQEGTYLLPEAQTDRFMLKCKIDYPEFEEERQVMRMVSTSDIPQIKPVISLEQIVEAKKIINQIYLDEKIEKYILDMVFATRFPEKYGLSELKNYISFGASPRASINLAIASRAYAFLKGRAFVIPEDVKAIAKDVLRHRIGLSFEAEAEDVDADAIVDKILGKVQAP